Proteins encoded by one window of Vitreimonas flagellata:
- a CDS encoding type II toxin-antitoxin system RelE/ParE family toxin codes for MNIEEYLDVDGRSPFGAWFDALDASAAARVTVALVRMAQGNLSNVKSVGAGVLEYRIDFGPGYRVYFGRDGATLVILLAGGTKKRQQQDIQAAQARWVEHRRRKREER; via the coding sequence ATGAACATCGAGGAATATCTCGACGTCGATGGCCGCAGTCCATTTGGGGCTTGGTTTGACGCATTGGACGCCAGTGCAGCCGCGCGCGTAACAGTGGCGTTGGTGCGGATGGCGCAGGGAAATCTCTCCAATGTGAAATCCGTCGGCGCGGGCGTTCTGGAATATCGGATCGATTTCGGTCCGGGCTATCGGGTCTATTTTGGACGGGACGGCGCCACGCTCGTCATTTTACTCGCGGGCGGCACGAAGAAGCGGCAGCAGCAGGATATCCAAGCGGCGCAGGCGCGCTGGGTCGAGCACCGGCGGCGGAAAAGGGAAGAGAGATAG
- a CDS encoding tyrosine-type recombinase/integrase, with the protein MSPTFIDFARADFDTIATPAKRIIVWDSAQKGLGLRISPKRAMTYIVKVRLGRGRFAAQRFVSLGPLGQLTIKNVRAEAQAVLARALTKSQPEPRPIVEFNDALTIAKLCDMWLEKAAHRRRGRGPLAGSLRKEAHVRNDKGRIEAHIKPLLGKARVRELNRSMIESYRDAVSRGDTRLTKKGQRKRAKHIIRGGEGTANRSLALLSTIMSFAVREEIIDRNPVFGIERSPGNMRERFLSQEEFARLGEVIARAEKEGAHPFGLAIIRLLALSGARKSEIQNLTWSSVDLNTGFLRLPRSKTGPRIILITSAMRAILEKIKRVDGTDFVFPNADKTAPFNGVPKMWVGIREAAGLHDVRLHDLRHSAASFALMSGVGLEVIGKLLGHSDLKTTRRYAHLADVVVRAAAEHTADQIADLMAARASEPPVPVPPSPSTPHATEPRGMRFGPAPGARRAPARPDGRRPARA; encoded by the coding sequence ATGTCGCCGACATTTATTGATTTTGCGCGCGCCGATTTCGATACGATCGCAACGCCGGCAAAGCGCATTATCGTTTGGGACAGTGCACAGAAGGGCTTGGGTCTTCGCATCTCGCCCAAACGCGCGATGACCTATATCGTCAAAGTGCGCTTGGGGCGCGGCCGCTTTGCCGCACAGCGTTTCGTAAGCCTCGGACCACTTGGCCAACTCACCATCAAGAACGTGCGCGCCGAAGCGCAGGCAGTACTCGCCCGCGCGCTGACCAAGTCGCAACCCGAGCCACGCCCAATTGTCGAGTTCAATGACGCGCTGACGATCGCCAAGCTCTGCGACATGTGGCTTGAGAAGGCCGCCCACCGCAGACGAGGACGCGGCCCCCTCGCCGGCTCGCTGCGCAAAGAGGCGCATGTGCGTAACGACAAGGGCCGAATCGAGGCCCACATCAAGCCGCTTCTTGGCAAAGCGCGCGTGCGCGAGCTCAACCGCTCTATGATCGAATCCTACCGCGACGCAGTTTCACGCGGCGACACACGGCTGACCAAGAAGGGTCAGCGCAAGCGGGCCAAGCACATCATTCGCGGCGGCGAAGGCACCGCCAATCGTTCACTTGCGCTGCTTTCGACCATCATGTCGTTTGCCGTGCGTGAAGAGATCATCGATCGCAACCCGGTGTTCGGAATCGAGCGATCGCCTGGAAACATGCGCGAGCGCTTCCTGAGCCAGGAGGAATTCGCACGCCTGGGCGAGGTGATCGCCCGCGCAGAGAAAGAAGGCGCCCATCCATTCGGGTTGGCGATCATTCGCCTTCTGGCGCTCTCGGGCGCGCGCAAAAGCGAAATTCAGAACCTTACCTGGTCCTCGGTCGATCTGAACACGGGCTTCCTGCGTCTGCCGCGCTCGAAGACGGGGCCCCGCATCATCCTCATCACCTCAGCCATGCGGGCCATCCTTGAGAAGATCAAACGCGTGGACGGAACTGATTTTGTATTTCCCAATGCCGACAAGACCGCGCCTTTCAATGGCGTGCCGAAAATGTGGGTCGGCATCCGCGAAGCTGCGGGCCTGCACGATGTGCGCCTGCATGATCTTCGCCACTCGGCGGCGTCTTTTGCACTGATGAGCGGCGTTGGACTTGAGGTTATCGGTAAGCTTTTGGGGCATTCGGACCTGAAGACGACACGGCGCTATGCCCACCTCGCCGACGTTGTAGTGCGCGCAGCCGCGGAACACACTGCGGACCAGATCGCTGATCTGATGGCAGCCCGTGCCTCCGAACCGCCCGTCCCTGTCCCGCCATCTCCCTCAACGCCCCACGCGACCGAGCCCAGAGGAATGAGGTTTGGCCCCGCGCCCGGCGCCCGGCGCGCGCCCGCCAGGCCCGACGGGCGCCGGCCGGCGCGCGCCTGA
- a CDS encoding DNA-binding protein, with the protein MSLTRAFKETVQARAQRDAKFRRALLIEAIEALLAGELQVGKAILRDYINATIGFEALAEAVDINAKSLMRMLGPEGNPQAANLFAVVKRLQDIEGVALELRPVRQRRPSH; encoded by the coding sequence ATGTCGCTCACACGCGCCTTCAAGGAAACGGTCCAAGCACGCGCGCAACGAGACGCAAAGTTCCGCCGCGCGCTTTTGATCGAAGCGATCGAGGCGCTGCTGGCGGGCGAGCTTCAAGTGGGAAAAGCGATCCTTCGCGACTACATCAACGCCACGATCGGTTTTGAAGCGCTCGCGGAAGCCGTCGACATCAACGCAAAGAGCCTGATGCGCATGCTTGGTCCTGAGGGCAACCCTCAGGCGGCCAATCTCTTTGCCGTGGTGAAGCGCCTTCAAGACATCGAAGGTGTCGCGCTCGAATTGCGCCCCGTGAGGCAGCGCCGCCCCTCGCATTGA